A stretch of the Ochrobactrum sp. BTU1 genome encodes the following:
- the ccmE gene encoding cytochrome c maturation protein CcmE codes for MSATAEGNGRNTKPAGSLARTVSQRKRKRLMLIGGALVVLAIAVGLMLMAFSQDIRFFRTPADLTEQEITSGSRFRLGGLVEEGSVTREGSELHFTVTDTIKTVNVVFEGIAPDLFREGQGVVAEGRFGPDGVFRADNVLAKHDENYVPKDLADSLKKKGVWEGQ; via the coding sequence ATGAGTGCAACTGCAGAAGGTAATGGACGCAACACGAAACCTGCAGGCAGCTTAGCCCGCACTGTCAGTCAGAGGAAGCGCAAGCGCCTCATGCTGATCGGCGGTGCGCTGGTCGTACTCGCAATCGCTGTCGGTCTTATGCTTATGGCCTTTAGCCAGGACATCCGTTTTTTCCGTACGCCAGCTGATTTGACAGAGCAGGAAATTACATCGGGTTCGCGGTTCCGGCTTGGTGGCCTTGTTGAAGAAGGCTCGGTTACTCGTGAGGGTAGCGAACTTCATTTCACCGTCACGGACACAATCAAAACCGTCAATGTCGTGTTTGAAGGGATTGCGCCTGATCTGTTCCGCGAAGGTCAGGGAGTGGTTGCTGAAGGCCGTTTTGGCCCTGACGGTGTATTCCGCGCCGACAATGTTCTCGCCAAACACGATGAAAATTACGTACCAAAAGATCTCGCCGACAGCCTGAAGAAGAAAGGCGTGTGGGAGGGCCAATGA